DNA sequence from the Thauera sedimentorum genome:
CCGTCGGTGTCGCCTGCCAGCGCCCAGGTGCCGGGCTGGCCGTCGAGCGCCAGTGCGAGCGCGAGCAGGAATTCCACGTTGCGCCCGCCGCGCCCCTGGCCGTGCACGGTCACCGTGGTCTCGCCGCCGGACAGCAGCACCAGCGGCGCGGTGCCCGGCTGGCCGTGGCGGCGCACCTGGCGGGCGATGCCGGCCAGCACGCGGGCCGCCTCACGTGCCTCGCCCTCGATGCTGTCGCCAAGGATCACCGGGGTGATGCCCGACTGGCGCGCCACCTCGGCGGCAGCCTCCAGTGCCATCTGTGGGGTGGCGATGAAGCGGGTGTCGATCGCCGGCAGGCGCGGGTCGCCCGGCTTGAGCGATTCGCCCGCGCCGCTCTCCAGCAACTGCCGCACCGCGGGGGCGGGGTCGATGGCGTAGCGGCGCAGGATGGCCAGCGCATCGGCGCAGGTGCTGGGATCGGGCACGGTGGGGCCGGAGGCGATGTCGGTGGGGCCATCGCCGGGCACGTCGGAGATCAGCAGGTTCACCACCCGCGCGGGGTGGCAGGCGGCGGCCAAGCGCCCGCCCTTGATCGCCGACAGGTGGCGGCGCACGCAATTGATCTCGCCGATCGTGGCGCCCGACTGCAGCAGCGCGCGGCCCAGCGCCTGCTTGTCGGCCAGCGTGAGTCCGGGGGCGGGCAGGGGCAGCAGGGCAGAGCCGCCGCCGGACACCAGGCAGATCACCAGATCGTCGGCGGAAAGACCCGCCACCGTGTCGAGGATGCGGCGCGCAGCGGCTTCGCCGGCGGCGTCCGGCACCGGGTGGGCGGCCTCGACGATCTCGATGCGCTCGCAGGGCACCGCGTAGCCGTAGCGGGTGACCACCAGGCCGGAGAGCTCGCCCGGCCAGTGCGATTCGAGCGCACGCGCCATTTCGGCCGAACCCTTGCCGAAGCCGATCACTACGGTGCGCCCCGCTGGCGGTTCGGGCAGCAAGGGCGGCAGGCAGATGGCCGGTTGGGCGGCGGCGATCGCCGCATCGAACATGCGGCGCAGCAGGGCGCGCGGGTCCGTGTCGGGCGTCATCGCGCTCAATGGCCTTCCGGTTTCAGGCCGGCTGCGGCGCGGGCGCGCTGCTTGGCGGCGACGAAATCGCCGCGCGGGATGTAGAGCAGGTCGCCGAGCTTGAGCATCAGGTGGTTCTCATGGTTGCTGAGGTGGCCGTCGGCGAAGGCGACCTGCCAGAGGTATTCGACGATGCGCACCTTCTTTGCCGCGCTGAAGCCGCGGTTGAGTTGCGAGGTGAAACCCTGCAGGTCAGGGGCGTCGCGCGAGGCCGATTGAGCCAGCTCGAACAGGCGGTCGACCTCGTCGGCCTGCAGGGCGAACTTCTCGCCCAGCGCGCGCACGATGGCGGTGCGCTCGTCGTCGCCAGACGCTGCGTCGGCGCGCATCACCTCCACCATCAGTACCGCGGTGGCAAGCTGCAGGCGGTGTTCCTGCTGCTCGGGGCGGTCGGCGGGCGAAGGCTCGGCAAGCGTGTTGAACAGTTCCTTGAGGGTGCGGAGCATGGCGGAAAATGCGGATGGGCAAGGGACAAGTCGTAGTATCGGCTGAGTGAACGCGCGGGAAAAGAGTTCCTGGGCGATGGAACTCGCGCACCCGGCGCCGTACCAATGCAGGGCCGCCATGCGGGCGGATGACGTGAACGAAAGGGATTTCGATGGACCGACGGACGACTCGGCGCCGCTGGCTGACGGCGATGCTGGTGTTGCTGGTGCTGCTCGGCGGACTGGGCTGGAAGTACCAGTTGTTCGGCCTGGCGCACCACTGGCTGAAGATGAAGCAGGGCGAGGCGCGCTGGGCGGCCAGCAGCATCTGGCTGCCGGCCTACCGGGTGAGCATCGAAGCCCGCGAAGTGCAGGGCATTGCCGACGATGCGTCCGGACTGACCTTCGATCCGGTGCGCGGCACGCTGTTTACCGTGATCAACAGTCCGCCGGCGGTCGCCGAGTTGAGCCGGGATGGTCGCCTGCTGCGCTACATCCGGCTACGCGGCATGGAGGACGCGGAAGGCATCACCCATGTCCGCGACGACCTCTTCGTGCTGGCCGACGAACGCCTCCAGCAACTGCTGCTGGTGCGCATCGGCGACGATACGAAGGAGATCGACACCCGCGACGCGCCGCGCCTGGGGCTGGCCATCGAGCTGAGCGGCAATCTCGGCTTCGAGGGCGTGTCCTGGGATTCGGCGCGCGAGCGCCTGCTGGTGGCCAAGGAGAAGTCGCCGCTGCGCATCTACGAGATCAACGGCCTGCCGGGAGTGCTGCGCGGCGAACGCTTCGACCTGCAGATCAGCGAGTGGAAGGAGTCGCGCTCCCCCGGGCTCTTCATGCGCGACCTGTCCTCGCTGACCCTGCACGAGCCGACCGGCCACATGCTGTTGTTGAGCGATGATTCGAAGCTGGTGGTGGAGTACGACACCGAGGGCAATCCGCTGAGCCTGATGCCGCTATGGCGCGGCTGGCACGGACTGGCGCGCAGCGTGCCGCAGCCGGAGGGCGTGGCGGTGGACGACGAGGGCGCGCTCTATCTGCTGTCCGAACCCAACCTGTTCTACCGCTTCGAGCGCACCGCCCGCCCGCCGTGGTTGCCGCCGCAGCCGGCGCCTTGAGACGCTTCGACGCAGGTGGATCGCGGAAACCCCGCGCCATCGGGCCTCGGTTTCCCTAGCCGAGGAGGGGCATCTCGGGCGATAATCACGGGCTACGCCAGAAGGGATACTGAAGTAATGAAGCGTGTGGATGACTTTCGCCTGAAGTTCGGCAAGCATGAGCTGGTGCCGATCATGATCGGCGGCATGGGGGTGGACATCTCGACCGCCGAACTCTCGCTCGAAGCCGCGCGCCTGGGCGGTATCGGCCACATCTCGGATGCCATGGTGCCCACGGTGTCCGACCGCCGCTTCAAGACCAAGTACGTCAAGAACAAGCTCCAGCAGTACAAGTTCAACGTCGACAACGCCGACAAGTCGGTGGTGCAGTTCGACCTCGGCCTGCTCGCGGAAGCCACCGCGCTGCACGTCGGGCGCACCATGGAGGCCAAGCGCGGCCCCGGCATGGTGTTCATCAACTGCATGGAAAAGCTGACGATGAACGCCCCCAAGGAAACCCTGCGGG
Encoded proteins:
- a CDS encoding TerB family tellurite resistance protein, which gives rise to MLRTLKELFNTLAEPSPADRPEQQEHRLQLATAVLMVEVMRADAASGDDERTAIVRALGEKFALQADEVDRLFELAQSASRDAPDLQGFTSQLNRGFSAAKKVRIVEYLWQVAFADGHLSNHENHLMLKLGDLLYIPRGDFVAAKQRARAAAGLKPEGH
- a CDS encoding glycerate kinase type-2 family protein, coding for MTPDTDPRALLRRMFDAAIAAAQPAICLPPLLPEPPAGRTVVIGFGKGSAEMARALESHWPGELSGLVVTRYGYAVPCERIEIVEAAHPVPDAAGEAAARRILDTVAGLSADDLVICLVSGGGSALLPLPAPGLTLADKQALGRALLQSGATIGEINCVRRHLSAIKGGRLAAACHPARVVNLLISDVPGDGPTDIASGPTVPDPSTCADALAILRRYAIDPAPAVRQLLESGAGESLKPGDPRLPAIDTRFIATPQMALEAAAEVARQSGITPVILGDSIEGEAREAARVLAGIARQVRRHGQPGTAPLVLLSGGETTVTVHGQGRGGRNVEFLLALALALDGQPGTWALAGDTDGVDGQEEIAGALVTPDTLARARALGLVPRAALDDNDGHGFFGTLGDAVVTGPTLTNVNDFRAILVL
- a CDS encoding SdiA-regulated domain-containing protein — encoded protein: MDRRTTRRRWLTAMLVLLVLLGGLGWKYQLFGLAHHWLKMKQGEARWAASSIWLPAYRVSIEAREVQGIADDASGLTFDPVRGTLFTVINSPPAVAELSRDGRLLRYIRLRGMEDAEGITHVRDDLFVLADERLQQLLLVRIGDDTKEIDTRDAPRLGLAIELSGNLGFEGVSWDSARERLLVAKEKSPLRIYEINGLPGVLRGERFDLQISEWKESRSPGLFMRDLSSLTLHEPTGHMLLLSDDSKLVVEYDTEGNPLSLMPLWRGWHGLARSVPQPEGVAVDDEGALYLLSEPNLFYRFERTARPPWLPPQPAP